Proteins encoded in a region of the Panicum hallii strain FIL2 chromosome 3, PHallii_v3.1, whole genome shotgun sequence genome:
- the LOC112885279 gene encoding neural Wiskott-Aldrich syndrome protein-like codes for MATGAALVGVVAAALLVVADASTIAVSEASTTMGLSRNASAIVGGSCNVSLDATQATLSDFHFHTHLVEDSLSALGRVQMVAPGTSCLGSMGNVLTRTTAPLQRPKAEPAAPSTLPVLPPASPPAWPFDPTGPGQRKSPPKRRQPVPVPTPPSAEPSPSPCAGAPPPPPPPPTRNGGEPSRSSAPAPHPPPPPASPSSSPPPPVRSSAGRTLRPPPPPPGPDGGGAVASADAPFSDLQRVVRAFLKAAKALCKQREARQQQQKSSCSRKKSLDA; via the coding sequence ATGGCGACCGGCGCCGCTCTCGTAGGTGTCGTCGCCGCTGCCCTCCTCGTCGTCGCTGATGCGTCCACCATCGCCGTCTCCGAGGCATCGACGACCATGGGGCTCTCCCGCAATGCCTCAGCGATCGTGGGGGGCAGCTGCAACGTTTCGCTCGACGCGACCCAGGCGACGCTCAGCGACTTCCACTTCCACACCCACCTCGTCGAGGACAGCCTCAGCGCGCTTGGAAGAGTCCAGATGGTCGCCCCTGGGACTTCCTGCTTGGGCTCCATGGGCAACGTCCTGACCCGAACGACCGCGCCGCTCCAGCGCCCGAAGGCGGAACCGGCCGCACCATCGACGCTGCCAGTGCTGCCCCCCGCCTCCCCGCCCGCCTGGCCCTTCGACCCGACTGGCCCGGGGCAGCGGAAGTCGCCGCCCAAGCGTCGCCAACCTGTTCCGGTGCCAACGCCCCCCTCCGCCGAGCCATCGCCATCGCCATGCGCGGGCGCTCCACCGCCCCCGCCTCCTCCACCGACGAGGAACGGCGGGGAGCCGTCAAGGTCATCAGCGCCcgctcctcatcctcctcccccgccggctTCGCCCTCttcatccccgccgccgcctgtgaGATCATCCGCGGGCAGGACCCTCCGACCGCCGCCTCCCCCGCCTGGCCCAGACGGAGGTGGGGCGGTCGCCTCTGCGGATGCTCCCTTCTCGGATCTACAGAGAGTGGTGCGAGCATTCCTGAAGGCAGCGAAGGCACTGTGCAAACAGAGGGAAgccaggcagcagcagcagaagagCAGCTGCTCAAGGAAGAAAAGCCTAGATGCATAA